Proteins encoded in a region of the Polynucleobacter antarcticus genome:
- a CDS encoding class I SAM-dependent methyltransferase, with translation MSFADATQFWNQRFDKPEFIFGTEPNEYLVEQASTYLQAGNQVLCIADGEGRNGVWLAKQGMKVTGFDVSDIALLKAKQLAHDHQVTIQYSLCDTDSFKWVPNTYDAVIGIFIQFADPEMRTRIFKQVHETLKPGGIFILQGYTPKQLDYKTGGPSLIEHLYTEDMIQELAKKFSVLDLRSYEKELSEGARHSGMSALLGLTAKKL, from the coding sequence ATGAGCTTTGCCGATGCTACCCAGTTCTGGAATCAACGCTTTGATAAACCCGAATTTATCTTTGGCACAGAGCCCAATGAGTATCTAGTAGAGCAAGCCTCTACTTATCTTCAAGCTGGCAATCAAGTCCTCTGTATTGCTGACGGCGAAGGTCGTAACGGAGTATGGCTTGCAAAGCAGGGCATGAAGGTGACAGGCTTTGATGTTTCAGATATTGCGCTGCTTAAAGCAAAACAGCTTGCACATGATCATCAGGTCACCATTCAATACAGCCTGTGTGATACCGATAGTTTCAAGTGGGTCCCAAATACCTATGATGCCGTGATTGGCATATTTATTCAGTTTGCTGACCCAGAGATGCGCACCAGAATTTTTAAACAAGTACATGAGACTCTAAAGCCGGGTGGAATATTTATCCTGCAGGGATACACCCCTAAGCAGTTAGACTACAAAACGGGAGGCCCTTCATTGATCGAGCATCTCTATACGGAAGACATGATTCAAGAGCTTGCAAAAAAATTTTCGGTCTTAGACTTGCGCTCATACGAAAAAGAATTATCTGAGGGTGCGAGGCATAGTGGGATGTCAGCCTTATTGGGACTAACGGCGAAAAAACTTTAA
- the trpA gene encoding tryptophan synthase subunit alpha, with translation MSKITAIFQELKASGKKGLIPFITAGDPDPGLTVELMHALVRGGANVIELGVPFSDPMADGPVIQRSSERALMQGVTLHGCLEMVKEFRKADMHTPVVLMGYANPVEQMGAERFATEAKAAGVDGVLIVDYPPEECVDFAARMRVAGVDPIFLLAPTSSTARIHEAAKIAAGYIYYVSMRGVTGASNLNTEDVASNIPKIREVSSIPIAVGFGIHDAQSARTVSKTADAVVIGSRIIRLLEEAPPGQAVQSLETFMREIRVALDS, from the coding sequence ATGTCAAAAATTACTGCTATTTTTCAAGAATTAAAAGCCAGTGGGAAAAAAGGATTAATTCCCTTTATTACTGCTGGTGATCCTGACCCAGGTCTGACTGTTGAACTAATGCATGCTTTAGTTCGGGGCGGCGCTAATGTCATCGAATTAGGTGTGCCTTTTTCTGATCCCATGGCAGATGGCCCAGTAATTCAGCGTTCATCAGAGAGAGCACTTATGCAAGGCGTCACTTTGCATGGCTGCCTAGAGATGGTGAAAGAATTCCGTAAAGCAGATATGCATACTCCGGTTGTCTTGATGGGCTATGCCAATCCCGTGGAGCAGATGGGAGCAGAACGTTTTGCAACGGAAGCAAAAGCTGCAGGTGTTGATGGTGTGTTGATTGTGGATTACCCGCCAGAAGAGTGCGTTGATTTTGCTGCGCGTATGCGGGTTGCTGGTGTAGACCCCATCTTCTTATTAGCACCTACTTCCTCAACAGCACGCATTCACGAAGCAGCCAAAATAGCGGCTGGATATATTTATTATGTTTCTATGCGCGGTGTGACTGGTGCATCGAACCTAAATACCGAAGATGTTGCCAGTAATATCCCTAAAATTCGTGAGGTAAGCAGTATTCCGATTGCGGTTGGTTTTGGCATCCATGATGCACAAAGTGCGCGTACAGTATCTAAAACAGCAGATGCAGTAGTCATTGGCAGTCGAATTATTCGACTTTTAGAGGAGGCTCCCCCGGGCCAGGCGGTACAATCACTCGAAACCTTTATGCGTGAAATTCGTGTTGCCTTAGATAGTTAA
- the accD gene encoding acetyl-CoA carboxylase, carboxyltransferase subunit beta, whose translation MSWIDKLLPPQIQHTDPANRKSVPEGLWVKCPSCETVLYSTDIEANLSVCPKCSHHMRIGARQRLDSLLDPKDRYEIGADIYPMDPLKFKDSKKYTDRIKEANDASGESEALIVMGGKIENIPVVTACFEFQYMGGSMGSVVGERFARGVQEAIAKKCAFICITATGGARMQESLLSLFQMAKTNSMLTLLSKKGLPYISVLTDPTMGGISASFAFMGDVVMAEPKALIGFAGPRVIEQTVREKLPEGFQRSEFLMQKGGIDMIVDRRQIRGEIARLLALLQQLPEPATAGGAAV comes from the coding sequence ATGAGCTGGATCGATAAATTACTACCTCCCCAAATTCAACATACGGATCCTGCGAACCGTAAATCAGTGCCAGAGGGTTTGTGGGTTAAATGCCCTAGCTGTGAAACTGTTCTCTACAGCACGGATATTGAAGCGAATCTTTCTGTATGCCCCAAATGTAGTCACCATATGCGTATTGGTGCACGTCAACGCCTTGATAGTTTGCTTGATCCTAAGGATCGCTATGAGATTGGCGCGGATATCTATCCGATGGATCCGCTTAAATTTAAGGATTCTAAAAAATATACGGATCGAATTAAAGAGGCAAATGATGCATCGGGTGAATCCGAGGCCTTGATTGTGATGGGTGGAAAGATTGAAAATATACCTGTAGTGACTGCGTGTTTCGAGTTTCAATATATGGGCGGCTCCATGGGTTCAGTAGTAGGTGAGCGGTTTGCTCGTGGAGTCCAAGAAGCTATTGCCAAGAAGTGCGCTTTTATTTGCATCACTGCAACGGGCGGTGCCCGTATGCAGGAAAGCTTACTGTCACTTTTTCAGATGGCAAAAACAAATTCGATGCTGACGTTACTATCTAAAAAAGGCTTGCCTTACATTAGTGTGTTGACAGACCCTACAATGGGCGGCATTTCTGCAAGCTTTGCATTTATGGGTGATGTTGTGATGGCAGAGCCAAAGGCTTTGATTGGATTTGCTGGTCCACGCGTGATTGAGCAAACCGTTCGTGAGAAATTACCAGAAGGCTTTCAGCGCTCTGAATTTCTCATGCAAAAGGGTGGCATTGATATGATTGTGGATCGACGTCAAATACGCGGAGAGATTGCGCGTTTGTTGGCTTTGCTCCAGCAACTACCTGAGCCTGCGACTGCGGGTGGCGCAGCCGTTTAA
- a CDS encoding O-succinylhomoserine sulfhydrylase — protein sequence MKSKPIRQKPDFSKLALETLAVRAGTRRTAEYQEHSEAMFLTSSFCFDSAESAADGFAHADQGFIYSRFTNPTVSMFQDRLAALEGGEACIATSSGMAAILAMSMSHLQAGDHVVCSRSVFGATIQLFSSILGRFDITTTYVDLCDAKAWQEAVQENTKMFYLETPSNPLTEIADIKAIAKIAKKAKALFAVDNCFCTPALQRPLALGADVIIHSATKYLDGQGRVVGGAIVGSKDFIMGKVFPYVRTAGPTLSAFNAWVFLKGLETLELRMKQQSQNALAIAQWLEKQAGIERVYYPGLKSHPQYALAQRQQKAGGAILSFTLKGGKKAAFKLINQTKLCSITANLGDTRTTITHPATTTHCRVSPEARKAAGITDGLVRIAVGLENIADLKNDLIAGFKK from the coding sequence ATGAAGAGCAAACCGATACGCCAAAAACCTGATTTCTCAAAGCTGGCACTAGAGACCCTAGCGGTCCGTGCTGGGACTCGCCGTACTGCAGAATATCAGGAGCATTCGGAAGCGATGTTCCTAACATCGAGCTTTTGTTTTGACAGTGCTGAATCAGCCGCTGATGGATTTGCCCATGCAGATCAAGGCTTCATTTATTCACGCTTTACCAATCCGACAGTAAGTATGTTTCAGGATCGACTCGCTGCCTTGGAGGGTGGTGAAGCTTGTATTGCGACTTCTTCAGGCATGGCCGCCATTTTGGCTATGTCAATGTCTCATCTTCAGGCGGGTGATCATGTCGTCTGTTCACGCTCCGTATTTGGTGCAACGATCCAATTGTTTAGCAGTATTTTAGGTCGCTTTGATATTACAACGACCTATGTTGATTTGTGTGATGCCAAGGCATGGCAAGAGGCCGTTCAAGAAAACACCAAAATGTTTTATTTGGAGACGCCGTCAAATCCATTAACAGAAATCGCAGATATCAAAGCGATTGCTAAGATTGCAAAAAAAGCAAAAGCTTTGTTTGCTGTAGATAACTGTTTTTGTACGCCAGCCTTACAAAGACCGCTTGCATTAGGTGCAGATGTGATTATTCATTCGGCAACAAAGTATTTGGATGGGCAGGGCCGCGTAGTTGGTGGCGCTATAGTTGGTAGTAAAGATTTTATTATGGGTAAAGTATTCCCTTATGTGAGAACAGCAGGGCCAACACTTTCTGCCTTTAACGCCTGGGTATTTCTAAAAGGTTTAGAGACTCTTGAGTTGCGTATGAAGCAACAAAGTCAAAATGCTTTAGCAATTGCACAGTGGTTAGAAAAGCAAGCGGGAATTGAGCGTGTTTATTATCCTGGCCTTAAATCGCATCCTCAATATGCCTTAGCTCAGCGTCAACAAAAAGCAGGTGGTGCCATTCTGTCTTTCACTCTGAAAGGTGGCAAGAAGGCTGCATTTAAGTTAATCAATCAGACCAAGCTCTGCTCAATCACGGCTAATTTAGGCGATACGCGTACTACCATTACCCATCCTGCTACTACAACCCACTGTAGAGTCAGCCCAGAGGCTCGCAAAGCTGCTGGTATTACCGATGGCTTAGTACGTATTGCGGTAGGCTTAGAGAATATTGCTGACCTTAAGAATGATTTAATAGCTGGTTTCAAGAAATAA
- the trpB gene encoding tryptophan synthase subunit beta, giving the protein MYDKPDSRGHFGPYGGVFVSETLMFALDELKAAYAKYQYDPEFLEEFHYELKHFVGRPSPVYHAKRWSEMLGGAQIYLKREDLNHTGAHKINNVIGQAMLARRMGKPRIIAETGAGQHGVATATICARFGLDCTVYQGSVDVARQAQNVFRMKLLGAKVVPVESGTKTLKDALNEAMRDWVTNVDDTFYIIGTVAGPHPYPMMVRDFQSVIGEECKVQMPELTGRQPDYVMACVGGGSNAMGIFYPYIDYPEVKLVGVEAAGHGLMSGLHSAALCVGKPGVLHGNRTYLLQDENGQISETHSVSAGMDYPGVGPEHAWLKDSGRAEYAAITDEEALKAFHDCCRIEGIIPALESSHAIAYACKLAPTLAKDKTILINLSGRGDKDMHTVAQATGSEG; this is encoded by the coding sequence ATGTACGATAAGCCAGATTCTCGTGGACACTTCGGTCCTTACGGCGGTGTGTTTGTTTCTGAAACATTGATGTTTGCATTAGATGAGCTGAAAGCTGCTTATGCAAAGTATCAATATGATCCTGAATTTTTAGAAGAGTTCCACTACGAGCTAAAGCATTTTGTTGGTAGACCATCGCCGGTGTATCACGCTAAGCGCTGGAGCGAAATGCTAGGCGGTGCACAGATTTACCTTAAACGGGAAGATTTAAATCATACTGGCGCTCACAAAATTAATAACGTGATTGGTCAAGCTATGTTAGCGAGACGTATGGGCAAGCCGCGCATTATTGCTGAGACAGGAGCAGGGCAGCATGGTGTCGCAACTGCCACAATTTGTGCTCGCTTTGGTTTAGATTGCACGGTCTACCAAGGCTCAGTTGATGTGGCACGTCAAGCACAGAATGTATTTCGTATGAAATTATTAGGTGCAAAAGTAGTACCAGTTGAATCTGGTACAAAGACTCTGAAGGATGCCTTAAACGAAGCAATGCGCGACTGGGTCACCAATGTTGACGACACCTTTTACATTATTGGCACGGTTGCTGGTCCGCATCCATACCCCATGATGGTGAGAGATTTTCAAAGTGTCATTGGGGAAGAGTGCAAAGTTCAAATGCCTGAGCTCACAGGACGTCAACCGGATTACGTGATGGCCTGTGTTGGAGGAGGTTCTAATGCAATGGGCATCTTCTACCCCTATATTGATTATCCTGAGGTGAAGTTGGTTGGTGTTGAGGCCGCTGGTCATGGGCTTATGAGTGGCTTACATTCTGCAGCGCTGTGCGTTGGTAAGCCTGGAGTACTGCATGGTAATCGCACTTATTTACTACAAGATGAGAATGGTCAGATTTCCGAAACTCATTCGGTCTCTGCTGGTATGGACTATCCCGGTGTTGGTCCAGAGCATGCTTGGCTCAAAGATTCTGGCCGCGCTGAGTATGCAGCGATCACTGATGAAGAGGCGTTAAAAGCCTTCCACGATTGCTGTCGCATCGAAGGCATTATTCCCGCCCTCGAGTCTTCACATGCGATTGCCTACGCTTGTAAATTAGCCCCGACCCTAGCTAAAGATAAAACTATTTTGATCAATTTATCGGGTCGAGGTGATAAAGACATGCATACCGTTGCTCAAGCTACTGGCTCTGAAGGCTAA
- a CDS encoding SPOR domain-containing protein: MIRLSKLFKRNSDTEDFSRASVSARRPPKMSPRSFQRTQESDELAFTEDPEKQRARHRLIGAGVIVLIAVVGLPRILDSQPKSINNDIAINIVTSLPAPNAGLPPVQEEVKLNPSPDIPAKAKESALAVPELKSELKSEAKQDPKPMAPIAKNGALGLAVGEEIVAANNAKVTNEEIPKKMGSGKFVIQIGAFASEERAKGWITKMKDQKIPNYVINKTGSDGTKLYVLRAGPFTDKDTAEAAEKKVKDMGLSPRLVEVGAP, from the coding sequence ATGATTCGTTTATCGAAGCTTTTTAAGCGAAACTCTGACACTGAAGACTTCAGTAGAGCCTCAGTGAGTGCTCGCCGCCCCCCAAAAATGAGTCCTCGTAGTTTTCAGCGCACCCAAGAAAGTGATGAGCTGGCATTTACAGAAGATCCTGAAAAGCAACGCGCTCGGCATCGTCTGATTGGTGCTGGTGTTATCGTGCTGATTGCGGTTGTTGGATTACCCAGAATTCTCGATAGTCAGCCCAAGTCGATCAATAATGATATTGCAATCAATATTGTTACCAGTCTGCCTGCGCCTAATGCTGGATTGCCGCCAGTACAAGAGGAAGTAAAGCTGAATCCCTCTCCTGATATCCCAGCAAAAGCAAAGGAGTCCGCATTAGCTGTCCCAGAACTGAAGTCGGAATTAAAGTCAGAGGCAAAGCAAGATCCAAAGCCAATGGCCCCGATTGCTAAAAATGGCGCATTAGGCTTAGCGGTAGGCGAAGAAATTGTGGCCGCAAATAATGCAAAAGTAACTAATGAAGAGATCCCTAAAAAAATGGGTTCTGGAAAATTTGTGATTCAAATTGGCGCATTCGCTTCAGAAGAGCGAGCCAAGGGTTGGATTACGAAAATGAAAGATCAAAAAATTCCAAACTACGTGATTAATAAAACAGGTAGTGATGGCACCAAGCTCTATGTTTTGAGGGCAGGTCCATTTACCGATAAAGACACTGCTGAGGCTGCTGAGAAGAAGGTGAAAGACATGGGTTTATCGCCACGCCTCGTTGAGGTCGGAGCGCCGTAA
- the purF gene encoding amidophosphoribosyltransferase — protein MCGVVGTVSHSQVNQLIYDALLLLQHRGQDAAGMATMNGNSFTMHKANGLVRDVFRTRNMRSLVGSAGIGQVRYPTAGSASSEEEAQPFYVSAPYGIILAHNGNLTNAASLRVEMAYRDRRHINTSSDTEVLLNVLADELQKETNSAALDEGAMFNAVTQLAKRVKGSYAVVSLIAGYGLLAFRDPFGIRPLCIGRMDTAKGPEWMVASESVALEGLGFTFVRDVNPGEAIYIDLDGNFSARQCVADAVLTPCIFEYVYMARPDSTIDGVTVYNVRMRMGDYLAEKIRKETNAAEIDVVMPIPDSSRPAAMQVAKRLGVDYREGFFKNRYIGRTFIMPGQAVRRKSVRQKLNAMRIEFKDKTVLIVDDSIVRGTTSFEIVQMARESGAKKVIFASAAPPVRFPNVYGIDMPTRSELVAYGRTDEEINKMIGADQLIYQSVEDMKQAVRDINPNIQHFEASCFDGHYVTGDINESYLDALEAARNTTEAQADRQRDSSDFARSQLHLHLATED, from the coding sequence ATGTGCGGCGTCGTCGGAACAGTTTCCCACTCCCAAGTGAATCAATTGATATATGACGCTTTGTTGCTTTTACAGCATCGCGGTCAAGATGCTGCTGGCATGGCAACCATGAATGGCAATTCGTTCACTATGCATAAAGCCAACGGGCTTGTTCGAGATGTATTTAGAACCCGAAACATGCGTAGCCTCGTTGGTAGTGCAGGCATTGGTCAAGTGCGCTATCCCACAGCGGGTTCTGCAAGTAGTGAAGAAGAGGCTCAACCTTTTTATGTGAGTGCACCTTACGGCATTATTTTGGCTCATAACGGGAATCTCACTAATGCTGCGAGTTTACGTGTTGAAATGGCCTATCGTGATCGCCGTCATATCAACACGAGTTCAGATACGGAAGTATTGCTGAATGTCTTGGCGGATGAGCTACAAAAAGAAACTAATAGTGCTGCCTTAGATGAAGGCGCAATGTTCAATGCAGTGACTCAGCTAGCGAAGCGTGTTAAAGGCTCTTATGCTGTCGTCTCCTTGATTGCAGGATATGGTTTATTAGCTTTTCGTGATCCTTTTGGTATTCGTCCTTTATGTATAGGGCGCATGGATACCGCCAAAGGTCCAGAATGGATGGTAGCCTCTGAATCTGTAGCACTGGAAGGCTTGGGTTTTACATTTGTACGCGATGTAAATCCTGGTGAAGCTATTTATATTGATTTAGACGGAAATTTTTCTGCTCGTCAATGTGTTGCTGACGCTGTATTGACGCCCTGTATTTTTGAGTATGTCTATATGGCGCGTCCTGACTCTACGATTGACGGTGTGACTGTCTATAACGTGCGGATGCGCATGGGTGATTATCTTGCTGAGAAAATTCGTAAAGAAACCAATGCTGCAGAGATTGATGTCGTTATGCCGATTCCGGACTCTAGTCGACCTGCAGCTATGCAAGTTGCGAAGCGTTTAGGAGTAGATTATCGAGAAGGTTTCTTTAAGAATCGCTATATCGGTAGAACATTCATCATGCCGGGACAGGCTGTCCGGAGAAAATCCGTACGCCAGAAACTCAATGCCATGCGAATTGAGTTCAAAGATAAAACTGTGCTAATTGTGGACGACTCGATTGTGCGGGGTACTACTTCTTTTGAAATCGTGCAGATGGCCAGAGAATCTGGTGCTAAAAAAGTCATTTTTGCATCTGCTGCGCCTCCTGTGCGCTTTCCGAATGTCTATGGAATCGATATGCCTACGCGTAGCGAGTTGGTGGCTTATGGCCGTACAGATGAAGAAATCAATAAGATGATCGGCGCAGATCAACTGATTTATCAAAGTGTGGAGGATATGAAACAAGCAGTGAGAGATATCAATCCCAATATCCAGCATTTTGAAGCCTCATGCTTTGATGGCCATTACGTTACTGGCGATATTAATGAGTCCTATTTGGATGCCTTGGAGGCTGCTCGCAATACTACCGAAGCACAGGCAGATCGCCAGCGTGATTCCAGCGACTTTGCCCGTTCGCAGCTCCACCTGCATTTAGCTACGGAAGACTAA
- a CDS encoding CvpA family protein, with protein MEFLSTLHLTTVDYFTLVVLLVSALVGISRGLFKEVLALASWFVAAWVAYHYTAYLSTEWLSTFNLDELLSLGVSFLILFITTLIICGFIGNAIQKVITSAGLSMADRFLGLAFGLVRGVLVVVVLATLAALTPIPQSVAWQKAITRPAIEMATGFIKGWLPADWAKKLGDAMPKITPTITPSLTIGT; from the coding sequence ATGGAATTCTTATCCACCCTGCATTTAACTACGGTGGATTATTTCACCCTAGTAGTGTTGTTAGTTTCCGCTTTGGTCGGCATTTCAAGAGGGTTGTTTAAAGAGGTGCTAGCACTGGCTTCATGGTTTGTAGCTGCTTGGGTTGCCTATCACTACACCGCCTATCTATCTACAGAGTGGCTATCGACTTTTAATTTGGATGAATTATTAAGTCTGGGCGTAAGCTTCCTCATTCTCTTTATCACAACCTTAATCATTTGCGGCTTTATTGGCAATGCTATTCAAAAAGTAATTACCTCTGCTGGATTAAGTATGGCCGATCGTTTTCTAGGTTTAGCTTTTGGTTTAGTGCGTGGTGTTTTAGTTGTGGTCGTGCTAGCAACACTAGCTGCTCTCACACCCATTCCGCAGAGTGTTGCTTGGCAAAAAGCAATTACTCGACCCGCTATCGAAATGGCAACTGGATTCATTAAAGGCTGGCTACCTGCCGACTGGGCAAAAAAATTAGGTGATGCAATGCCTAAGATTACCCCTACCATTACACCTTCATTAACCATAGGGACATAG
- a CDS encoding phosphoribosylanthranilate isomerase, with translation MGLLHYSPGHTRVKICGLMSPEDTDAAVASGVDAIGFVFYPPSPRFVSPAIAASLISRLPAGVDAVGLVVNASNAQFEAIRAVAPITLWQFHGDETPDDCQRLAAGQPWIKAARVGAQFAFDDFSLQYRQANAFLLDALVEGYGGGGIPFDWQGIPQAWISANAPQVVLSGGLNVHNVADAIARLHPCAVDVSSGVEISKGVKDHVLMREFIQAVRAADAASSP, from the coding sequence ATGGGCTTACTTCACTACTCCCCAGGTCATACCAGAGTCAAAATCTGTGGGTTAATGTCGCCTGAAGATACTGATGCCGCTGTTGCCTCAGGGGTAGATGCGATCGGCTTCGTGTTTTACCCACCAAGCCCCAGGTTTGTTAGTCCGGCAATTGCCGCCTCCTTGATTTCCAGGCTTCCAGCAGGGGTTGATGCTGTCGGGCTTGTTGTCAATGCTTCGAATGCTCAATTTGAGGCGATTCGGGCTGTGGCTCCCATTACTTTGTGGCAATTTCATGGGGATGAGACCCCAGATGACTGTCAACGGCTTGCTGCTGGTCAGCCCTGGATAAAAGCGGCACGTGTGGGTGCTCAGTTCGCATTTGACGATTTTTCCCTACAATATAGGCAAGCAAATGCCTTTTTGCTCGATGCCCTGGTTGAGGGCTATGGAGGAGGGGGCATTCCTTTTGATTGGCAAGGAATACCGCAAGCATGGATAAGCGCAAACGCGCCTCAGGTCGTTTTGAGTGGTGGATTGAACGTGCACAACGTGGCCGACGCCATTGCTCGTCTGCATCCCTGCGCGGTTGACGTCTCTAGTGGCGTAGAAATCAGCAAGGGTGTAAAAGACCACGTCTTGATGAGAGAGTTTATTCAAGCAGTACGTGCAGCCGATGCTGCCTCATCACCTTAA
- the folC gene encoding bifunctional tetrahydrofolate synthase/dihydrofolate synthase — protein sequence MKTAQQPPILFSSLAAWLSHLETAHPVGIDMGIDRIDRVKDALGLNFHCPVITVAGTNGKGSTCAFLESILLASGYKVACHTSPHLLSFNERARINGQDVNDILLLEHFTAVENARVSLDDAPTLTYFEFTTLAIMHLFAQAKMDAVILEVGMGGRLDAVNIVDADCAIVTSIDIDHADFLGDTREAISLEKAGIFRPGRIAICGDPVPPQPLIDYAEKLACDLWLSGRDYNFQGDKQQWGWAGRQKRFSGLGYPALRGANQILNASAVIAALMALHSRLPVSAQDIRNGFALVELPGRFQVLPGQPTVVLDVAHNPHAAATLGQGLDKMGFHPYTYAVFGAMADKDITGVLKPLLSSVDFWFCTDLPTPRAANAQSIAQKLESLGVATKKGKEGGIVCFSDPATAYQKALSQAGEGDRIVVFGSFYTVAGVLAYRNKQAH from the coding sequence TTGAAAACAGCTCAACAGCCCCCCATTCTTTTTTCTAGCTTAGCGGCTTGGCTCAGCCACCTCGAGACTGCGCACCCAGTCGGTATTGATATGGGCATAGATCGTATCGATCGTGTTAAAGATGCCTTAGGTCTTAATTTCCATTGCCCAGTGATTACTGTTGCTGGCACTAATGGCAAGGGTTCTACTTGTGCTTTTTTGGAAAGCATTCTGCTTGCATCTGGATATAAGGTAGCTTGCCATACCTCTCCTCATCTTTTATCTTTTAATGAGCGTGCTCGTATTAATGGGCAGGATGTCAACGATATCCTTTTGCTGGAGCACTTTACTGCGGTAGAAAACGCTCGGGTGAGTCTGGATGATGCACCCACACTTACTTATTTTGAATTCACGACTTTAGCGATCATGCACCTTTTTGCTCAGGCGAAAATGGATGCAGTCATTCTAGAAGTCGGCATGGGTGGCCGCTTAGATGCTGTCAATATTGTGGATGCTGACTGCGCTATTGTGACGAGTATCGATATCGATCATGCAGACTTCTTGGGTGATACGCGAGAAGCAATTAGTCTTGAGAAGGCGGGTATATTCCGTCCAGGCCGAATCGCTATTTGCGGTGATCCGGTACCACCACAACCCCTGATTGATTATGCTGAAAAATTAGCTTGTGATCTGTGGCTGTCGGGTCGTGATTACAACTTTCAAGGTGATAAGCAGCAGTGGGGCTGGGCTGGACGTCAAAAGCGCTTTAGTGGTTTAGGGTATCCCGCTTTACGAGGCGCCAATCAGATTTTGAATGCTTCGGCTGTGATTGCGGCCCTCATGGCTTTGCACTCACGCTTGCCAGTAAGTGCCCAAGATATACGTAATGGCTTTGCCTTGGTAGAACTCCCAGGGCGCTTTCAGGTGTTGCCCGGCCAACCAACCGTAGTGTTGGATGTCGCACACAACCCCCATGCTGCTGCAACCCTTGGTCAGGGCTTGGATAAGATGGGTTTTCATCCCTATACCTATGCTGTATTTGGCGCTATGGCAGATAAAGACATTACCGGCGTCCTGAAGCCTCTTTTATCTAGCGTTGATTTCTGGTTCTGTACAGATTTACCAACCCCTAGGGCGGCAAACGCTCAATCTATTGCCCAAAAGCTTGAGAGCTTGGGCGTTGCCACTAAAAAGGGAAAAGAGGGTGGAATTGTGTGTTTCTCAGATCCAGCCACAGCTTATCAAAAAGCCCTGTCTCAGGCCGGTGAGGGTGATAGAATTGTTGTCTTCGGATCCTTTTATACCGTAGCCGGCGTATTGGCTTATCGAAACAAACAGGCGCATTGA
- a CDS encoding peroxiredoxin, which translates to MSLRINDVAPDFTTESTAGKISLHNWMGDHYAILFSHPKDFTPVCTTEFSAVALLAKEFVKRNTLVMGVSVDSVEEHHKWIRDIEATAGVPANFPIIDDRSLQVAKLFNMLPAEAYLADGRTPADTATVRTVFIIGPDKKIRLTMSYPMSVGRNFAEILRALDAIQITDGVPIATPANWQPGQDVIVGLSLSDEAAKARFGEIDVKLPYLRYAKAPNK; encoded by the coding sequence ATGTCACTCAGAATCAATGATGTTGCTCCAGATTTCACAACCGAATCAACTGCTGGAAAAATAAGCCTACATAATTGGATGGGGGATCATTACGCCATCTTGTTTTCACACCCAAAAGACTTCACTCCAGTCTGTACTACAGAATTTAGCGCTGTAGCATTGTTAGCGAAAGAATTTGTAAAGAGAAACACTTTAGTAATGGGTGTATCGGTAGATAGCGTTGAAGAACACCACAAGTGGATACGTGATATTGAGGCTACTGCTGGTGTACCGGCTAATTTTCCAATCATTGACGACAGATCACTTCAAGTTGCTAAGCTCTTCAATATGCTGCCAGCAGAGGCCTATCTTGCAGACGGTAGAACGCCTGCAGACACAGCTACTGTTCGTACTGTATTTATCATTGGACCAGATAAGAAGATTCGCTTAACAATGTCATACCCTATGTCAGTTGGGCGTAATTTTGCTGAAATATTAAGAGCGCTCGATGCAATACAAATCACGGATGGGGTGCCTATTGCTACGCCAGCAAACTGGCAACCTGGTCAGGATGTCATAGTTGGCCTAAGCCTATCTGATGAAGCAGCTAAAGCACGGTTTGGTGAAATTGACGTAAAACTACCTTACTTACGTTACGCCAAAGCGCCTAACAAATAA